In Bosea vestrisii, the following are encoded in one genomic region:
- a CDS encoding GntR family transcriptional regulator: MPRLARNHPPTALPTTTIDRTMRAPDQVYRALRTAIVTLTIAPGRALSEGEVGAAYAVSRTPVREAFAKLAEERLLDVFPNLGTFVSLIEPKLIGEAILIRRLLEGEAVSQAAANRDPALIAEMSRALADHAEAVAAGDAAYAYQCDERFHHALFARQGFDQMWMSVDRARAQLERVHHLMIAQRGALGDALAKHRAILGAIERGDAYAAHAAMHVHIEANGSFLQRLAGHAHPFVHAP, encoded by the coding sequence ATGCCCCGCCTCGCCCGCAATCACCCGCCGACTGCCCTGCCGACCACCACCATCGACCGGACGATGCGCGCGCCGGACCAGGTCTATCGCGCCTTGCGAACGGCGATCGTTACGCTGACCATTGCGCCCGGCAGAGCCCTCTCGGAGGGGGAAGTCGGCGCGGCCTATGCGGTCAGCCGCACACCGGTACGCGAGGCCTTTGCCAAGCTGGCCGAGGAGAGGCTTCTCGACGTCTTCCCCAATCTCGGCACCTTCGTCTCGCTGATCGAGCCAAAGCTGATCGGCGAGGCGATCCTGATCCGCAGGCTGCTCGAAGGCGAAGCCGTCTCACAGGCTGCAGCCAATCGCGACCCGGCGCTGATCGCGGAAATGAGCCGGGCCCTCGCCGACCATGCCGAAGCGGTCGCGGCCGGCGATGCTGCCTACGCCTATCAATGCGATGAGCGCTTCCACCACGCCCTCTTCGCCCGTCAGGGCTTTGATCAGATGTGGATGAGCGTCGATCGGGCGCGGGCGCAGCTGGAGCGCGTCCATCATCTGATGATCGCGCAGCGTGGCGCACTCGGCGACGCGCTCGCCAAGCATCGCGCCATTCTCGGCGCGATCGAGCGAGGCGATGCTTATGCGGCGCATGCCGCGATGCATGTCCATATCGAGGCCAATGGCAGCTTCCTCCAACGGCTCGCCGGTCACGCCCACCCCTTCGTACACGCGCCATGA
- a CDS encoding LysR family transcriptional regulator, translating to MSTSKLAWDDFRLIKAIADAGGLTGAASALGVNHSTVFRRLGQIEEQVGHALFERRKTGYVATSAGEEMTTLASRIDDDVTAFGRRLAGRDLAPSGELRVTTTDTLYLHTLLPIFAAFRAAHPLIRLDVVMASQTLNLSRRDADVAIRASDSPGETLVGRRLATLSWAVYACADAPVTEAEAADPKLLFRRDWVALGDPLGYVKAARYVRDHVPADRIALRSSAVLGLTEAVEHGIGIGPLPCFIADQRPGLVRLLPPDPDFSTGLWILTHPDIRHAPRVRAFMDFVGGELAKRKALLEGAG from the coding sequence TTGTCGACGTCCAAGCTCGCCTGGGATGATTTCCGCCTGATCAAGGCGATCGCCGACGCTGGCGGGCTGACCGGGGCGGCCTCCGCGCTCGGCGTCAATCATTCGACCGTGTTCCGCCGGCTCGGGCAGATCGAGGAGCAGGTCGGCCACGCCCTCTTCGAGCGACGCAAGACCGGCTATGTCGCGACCTCGGCCGGCGAGGAGATGACGACACTCGCCTCGCGCATCGACGACGACGTCACCGCCTTCGGGCGCCGGCTGGCGGGGCGTGACCTCGCTCCCTCCGGCGAATTGCGCGTCACCACCACAGACACGCTCTACCTGCATACGCTGCTGCCGATCTTCGCAGCGTTCCGGGCGGCGCATCCGCTGATCCGGCTCGATGTCGTCATGGCGAGCCAGACACTCAATCTCTCGCGCCGCGACGCTGACGTCGCCATCCGCGCCAGCGACTCGCCAGGCGAGACCCTGGTCGGCCGCCGCCTCGCCACGCTGAGCTGGGCGGTCTATGCTTGCGCCGACGCGCCGGTAACGGAAGCGGAAGCGGCCGACCCAAAGCTGCTCTTCCGACGCGACTGGGTCGCGCTCGGCGACCCGCTCGGCTACGTCAAAGCGGCCCGCTATGTCCGCGACCATGTCCCGGCCGACCGGATCGCGCTGCGCTCCTCGGCCGTGCTCGGGCTGACGGAGGCGGTCGAGCACGGCATCGGCATCGGGCCCCTGCCCTGCTTCATCGCCGACCAGCGACCAGGGCTCGTCCGGCTGCTACCGCCGGATCCGGACTTCTCGACCGGCCTGTGGATCCTGACCCATCCCGACATCAGGCATGCGCCGCGCGTGCGCGCCTTCATGGATTTCGTCGGCGGCGAACTCGCCAAGCGCAAGGCATTGCTCGAGGGAGCAGGCTGA
- a CDS encoding L-threonylcarbamoyladenylate synthase gives MTDPRQTQRLSADEAGIAAAAELLRAGKLVALPTETVYGLAADASDDRAVASIYAAKERPSFNPLISHLPDVDAARGQGLFDAPALALAKAFWPGPLTLVVPASSGCTICSLARAGLDSVALRVPSHPIARAVLQAAGRPIAAPSANRSGRVSPTQAEHVLADLAGRIDAVLDAGPTAVGVESSIVACLGGAPRLLRPGGVPRAALEAAIGQALVIVAEGGAAPLAPGLLASHYAPRAAVRLDAEAPRPGEGWLGFGPEPNDSLPALAFNLSPAGDLTEAAANLFAALRRLDDRGPKTIAVAPIPMHGLGEAINDRLRRAAAPR, from the coding sequence GTGACCGACCCTCGCCAGACCCAGCGCCTTTCCGCCGACGAGGCCGGCATCGCCGCCGCCGCCGAGTTGCTGCGCGCCGGCAAGCTGGTCGCGCTGCCGACCGAGACGGTCTACGGGCTCGCCGCCGATGCGAGCGACGACCGGGCGGTCGCCTCGATCTATGCTGCCAAGGAACGCCCGAGCTTCAATCCGCTGATCTCGCATCTGCCGGATGTGGATGCGGCGCGGGGGCAAGGCCTCTTCGACGCGCCCGCATTGGCGCTGGCGAAAGCGTTCTGGCCGGGACCGCTGACGCTGGTCGTGCCAGCCTCCAGCGGCTGCACGATCTGCAGTCTCGCGCGCGCCGGGCTCGACAGCGTCGCGCTCAGGGTGCCGTCGCATCCGATTGCGCGCGCCGTGCTGCAGGCAGCCGGCCGGCCGATCGCGGCGCCCTCGGCCAATCGCTCCGGGCGGGTGAGTCCGACGCAAGCGGAGCATGTGCTCGCCGATCTCGCCGGCCGCATCGACGCTGTGCTCGATGCCGGGCCGACGGCTGTCGGGGTCGAGTCCAGCATCGTCGCCTGCCTCGGCGGCGCTCCGCGTCTGCTGCGACCGGGCGGCGTGCCGCGCGCGGCGCTGGAAGCAGCAATTGGGCAAGCCCTCGTCATCGTCGCGGAAGGCGGTGCAGCCCCGCTCGCGCCCGGCCTGCTCGCCTCGCACTATGCACCGCGGGCCGCCGTCAGGCTCGATGCGGAAGCACCGCGGCCGGGTGAGGGGTGGCTGGGCTTCGGTCCGGAGCCGAACGACAGCCTGCCCGCGCTTGCCTTCAACCTCAGCCCGGCAGGCGATCTGACCGAGGCCGCCGCCAATCTCTTCGCCGCCCTGCGCCGGCTAGACGATCGCGGCCCGAAGACGATCGCGGTCGCGCCGATCCCAATGCATGGGCTCGGCGAGGCAATCAACGACCGGCTACGGCGCGCCGCCGCCCCGCGCTGA
- a CDS encoding acyl-CoA dehydrogenase has translation MSYRAPVEDILATMRHVAGLDALIDEGLAPELADGVTEAVLEEAARFAGDVLAPLNIVGDRHGSRLKDGIVVTPPGWKEAYHAWAQGGWNALPGPEAYGGQALPTLVQSACTEMWNSAAFAFALGPLLTVGAIEALHAHGSDYLKETYLAKLVSGEWMGTMNLTEPQAGSDLNALRSKAERAGDGTYRISGQKIFITYGDHEMTDNIVHLVLARLPDAPPGTRGISLFLVPKYMVNADGSLGARNDVRCTGVEHKLGIHASPTCAMSYGDEGGAIGWLIGEENRGLACMFTMMNNARLNVAVQGVAIAERAYQQALSFAQERKQGTALDAPKGAPMSPIIVHPDIRRMLMEMRAKTQAARTLSLLLAALLDRSHREPGEAKRKAAAERAAIITPIAKAYATDIGVEVASTGVQIHGGMGYVEETGAAQHLRDARIATIYEGTNGIQAIDLVLRKLPLSNGDAVKALIGEMRGVVAQVREANTPGFGHSAARLGAAVDSLERATQWMLATMGIDQASVLAGATPYLKLFALAQGGTGLAKKALAMQGEDQGAAALATARFYAEHHVGEATALELAVTEGAGAVEDSAAVFAA, from the coding sequence ATGTCGTACCGTGCTCCGGTCGAGGATATCCTGGCGACGATGCGCCATGTCGCCGGGCTCGACGCCCTGATCGATGAGGGGCTGGCACCGGAACTCGCCGACGGCGTCACCGAGGCGGTGCTGGAGGAGGCAGCGAGGTTCGCCGGTGACGTGCTCGCTCCGTTGAATATTGTTGGCGACCGGCACGGCTCCAGACTCAAGGACGGCATCGTCGTCACGCCGCCGGGCTGGAAGGAAGCCTATCATGCCTGGGCGCAAGGCGGCTGGAACGCGCTGCCGGGGCCGGAGGCCTATGGCGGGCAGGCCCTGCCGACGCTGGTGCAGTCGGCCTGCACCGAGATGTGGAATTCGGCCGCCTTCGCCTTCGCGCTCGGCCCGCTGCTGACGGTCGGCGCGATCGAGGCGCTGCACGCGCACGGCTCCGATTATCTGAAGGAGACCTATCTCGCCAAGCTCGTCTCCGGCGAGTGGATGGGCACGATGAACCTGACCGAGCCGCAGGCAGGCTCGGACCTCAACGCCCTGCGCTCCAAGGCCGAGCGGGCCGGCGACGGCACCTATCGCATCAGCGGCCAGAAGATCTTCATCACCTATGGCGATCACGAGATGACGGACAACATCGTCCATCTCGTCCTCGCCCGCCTGCCCGATGCTCCTCCGGGAACGCGCGGCATCTCGCTCTTCCTCGTGCCGAAGTACATGGTCAATGCCGACGGCTCGCTCGGCGCGCGCAATGATGTCCGCTGCACCGGCGTCGAGCACAAGCTCGGCATCCATGCCTCCCCGACCTGCGCGATGAGCTATGGCGACGAGGGCGGCGCGATCGGCTGGCTGATCGGCGAGGAGAATCGCGGCCTCGCCTGCATGTTCACGATGATGAACAATGCCCGCCTCAACGTCGCGGTGCAGGGCGTCGCCATCGCCGAGCGCGCCTATCAGCAGGCGCTTTCCTTCGCGCAGGAGCGCAAGCAGGGCACGGCGCTCGATGCACCGAAGGGCGCTCCGATGAGCCCGATCATCGTCCATCCCGACATTCGCCGCATGCTGATGGAGATGCGCGCCAAGACTCAGGCTGCGCGCACGCTTTCGCTGCTGCTGGCCGCATTGCTCGACCGCTCGCATCGCGAGCCCGGCGAGGCCAAGCGCAAGGCGGCAGCCGAGCGGGCGGCGATCATCACACCCATCGCCAAGGCCTACGCCACCGATATCGGCGTCGAGGTCGCGTCCACCGGCGTCCAGATTCATGGCGGCATGGGCTATGTCGAGGAGACCGGTGCCGCCCAGCATCTGCGCGATGCCCGCATCGCGACGATCTATGAGGGCACCAACGGCATCCAGGCCATCGACCTCGTGCTGCGCAAGTTGCCGCTGTCCAATGGCGACGCGGTCAAGGCGCTGATCGGCGAGATGCGCGGCGTCGTTGCGCAGGTGCGCGAGGCCAACACGCCCGGTTTCGGCCATAGCGCGGCGCGGCTCGGCGCTGCCGTGGACTCGCTCGAGCGCGCCACGCAATGGATGCTGGCGACCATGGGCATCGACCAGGCGAGCGTGCTCGCCGGCGCGACGCCCTATCTCAAGCTGTTCGCGCTCGCCCAGGGCGGCACCGGCCTGGCGAAGAAGGCGCTGGCAATGCAGGGCGAGGATCAGGGCGCCGCGGCGCTCGCCACCGCCCGCTTCTATGCCGAGCACCATGTCGGTGAAGCCACTGCGCTGGAGCTGGCGGTGACCGAGGGCGCCGGCGCCGTCGAGGATTCGGCTGCGGTCTTCGCGGCGTGA
- a CDS encoding class I SAM-dependent methyltransferase has translation MEASEVAACWEANAETWTRHARAGYDLYRDAQNTPAFLANLPDVAGLDGLDIGCGEGSNTRKLAEAGASVTAIDIAPTFIRHAQEAEAANPLGIDYRVADGMALPFADASFDFATAFMSLMDMPRQDRVLAEAKRVLKPGGFLQFSILHPCFATPGRKVMRDEAGNVLGIEVREYFRVSDGEIESWRFGAAPAEEKARVEPFRVPRFHRTLSDWINLLVATGFRIEHMHEPGVDAETAKAVPYLADTYIAPLFLHMRVRKADSV, from the coding sequence ATGGAAGCGAGCGAGGTCGCGGCCTGCTGGGAGGCCAATGCCGAAACCTGGACCCGGCATGCGCGCGCCGGATACGACCTCTACCGGGACGCCCAGAACACTCCGGCCTTCCTCGCGAACCTGCCTGACGTCGCCGGGCTCGACGGCCTCGACATCGGCTGCGGCGAGGGCTCGAACACGAGAAAGCTCGCCGAGGCCGGCGCCAGCGTCACCGCGATCGACATCGCCCCGACCTTCATCCGCCATGCGCAAGAAGCGGAAGCCGCAAACCCGCTCGGGATCGACTACCGCGTCGCCGACGGGATGGCCCTGCCCTTCGCCGATGCCAGCTTCGATTTCGCCACCGCCTTCATGTCGCTGATGGACATGCCACGGCAGGACCGGGTGCTCGCCGAGGCCAAGCGGGTGCTGAAGCCCGGCGGCTTCCTGCAATTCTCGATCCTGCATCCCTGCTTCGCGACGCCGGGCCGCAAGGTGATGCGCGACGAGGCCGGCAATGTGCTCGGCATCGAGGTGCGCGAGTATTTCCGCGTCAGCGACGGCGAGATCGAGAGCTGGCGCTTCGGCGCGGCGCCGGCCGAGGAGAAAGCCAGGGTCGAGCCGTTCCGGGTACCGCGCTTCCACCGCACGCTCAGCGACTGGATCAACCTGCTGGTCGCGACCGGCTTCCGGATCGAGCACATGCACGAGCCGGGTGTGGATGCAGAGACGGCCAAGGCCGTGCCCTATCTCGCCGACACCTATATCGCGCCGCTGTTCCTGCATATGCGGGTCCGCAAGGCGGACAGTGTCTGA
- a CDS encoding SDR family NAD(P)-dependent oxidoreductase, whose product MTGDSREGPLAGKVCLVAGASRGLGRGIARALGQGGASVIVTGRSSEAGPRTDQRSETFEDTAREVEAAGGRGEPYRCDHTNEREVDQLVAWSLRRFGRLDCVVDAVWGGNEGYDGERYPDGSAFGAPFWRRPVARLGQSFESGVYAQLLLARAVAPAMVQMRQGLIVTVSFDTASGYLGDVFYDLAKAAMNRLTLAMAQELQPYGVTALALSPGHVLTERVRDAGMADETTETPLYAGRAVAALTADPDVLRHAGQVLHVADLARVYGFTDADGSQPDRFSLQS is encoded by the coding sequence ATGACGGGTGACAGCCGCGAAGGGCCGCTCGCCGGCAAGGTCTGCCTCGTCGCCGGCGCCTCGCGCGGGCTTGGACGCGGCATCGCCCGGGCGCTCGGCCAGGGCGGCGCGAGCGTGATCGTCACCGGCCGCTCCAGCGAGGCCGGGCCGCGCACTGACCAGCGCTCCGAAACCTTCGAGGACACCGCCCGCGAAGTCGAGGCCGCCGGCGGCCGCGGCGAACCCTATCGCTGCGACCACACAAACGAGCGCGAGGTCGACCAACTCGTCGCCTGGTCGCTGCGCCGCTTCGGCCGGCTCGATTGCGTCGTCGACGCGGTCTGGGGCGGCAATGAGGGTTATGATGGCGAGCGCTATCCGGATGGCTCGGCCTTCGGCGCGCCGTTCTGGCGCCGCCCCGTCGCGCGGCTCGGCCAGAGTTTCGAGAGCGGTGTCTATGCGCAACTGCTGCTGGCGCGCGCCGTTGCGCCCGCCATGGTGCAGATGCGCCAGGGCCTGATCGTCACGGTGAGTTTCGACACCGCTAGCGGTTATCTCGGCGACGTCTTCTACGATCTCGCCAAGGCGGCGATGAACCGGCTGACGCTGGCGATGGCACAGGAGCTCCAGCCGTATGGCGTCACCGCGCTGGCCTTGTCGCCCGGCCATGTCCTGACCGAGCGGGTCCGCGATGCCGGCATGGCCGATGAGACCACCGAGACGCCGCTCTATGCCGGCCGCGCAGTCGCAGCACTGACCGCCGACCCGGATGTTTTACGCCATGCCGGACAGGTGCTGCACGTCGCCGACCTGGCGCGGGTCTATGGCTTCACCGATGCGGACGGCAGCCAGCCGGACCGCTTCAGCTTGCAGAGCTAA
- a CDS encoding SDR family oxidoreductase, producing the protein MSLKGKTLFITGGSRGIGLAIAIKAARDGANVTIAAKTAEPHPKLEGTIYTAAAEIEAAGGKCLPLMVDVRDEASVAEAIAKTAETFGGIDIVVNNASAISLSNTQMTEMKRYDLMHQINTRGTFMVSKYAIPHLEKAENPHILMLSPPLDMKMRWFAPHLAYTMAKYGMSMCVLGLAGELAPKGIAVNALWPRTTVATAAVKNLLGGDKMVQASRTPEMLADAAYMVFSKPSRSFSGNFLIDDNFMAGEGVTDFTPYRVDPSVPLMPDFFVPEEIAPPQGVKGGV; encoded by the coding sequence ATGTCGCTCAAGGGCAAGACGCTCTTCATCACCGGCGGGTCGCGCGGCATCGGGCTCGCCATCGCGATCAAGGCGGCGCGCGACGGCGCCAATGTCACCATTGCCGCCAAGACGGCCGAGCCCCATCCCAAGCTCGAGGGCACGATCTACACCGCCGCCGCCGAGATCGAGGCGGCCGGCGGCAAGTGTCTGCCGCTGATGGTCGACGTCCGCGACGAGGCCAGCGTCGCGGAGGCGATCGCGAAGACGGCTGAAACCTTCGGTGGCATCGACATCGTCGTGAACAATGCCAGCGCGATCTCGCTGAGCAACACCCAGATGACCGAGATGAAGCGCTACGATCTGATGCATCAGATCAATACGCGCGGCACCTTCATGGTCTCGAAATACGCCATTCCCCATCTGGAGAAGGCTGAGAACCCGCATATCCTGATGCTGTCGCCACCGCTCGACATGAAGATGCGCTGGTTCGCGCCGCATCTGGCTTACACCATGGCGAAATACGGCATGAGCATGTGCGTGCTCGGCCTTGCCGGCGAGCTTGCGCCGAAGGGCATCGCCGTCAACGCGCTCTGGCCGCGCACCACGGTCGCCACCGCCGCCGTCAAGAACCTGCTCGGTGGCGACAAGATGGTGCAGGCGAGCCGCACGCCGGAGATGCTGGCCGACGCCGCCTACATGGTCTTCAGCAAACCCTCGCGCAGCTTCTCGGGCAATTTCCTGATCGACGACAACTTCATGGCGGGCGAGGGCGTCACCGACTTCACCCCCTACCGGGTCGATCCGTCTGTGCCGCTGATGCCGGACTTCTTCGTGCCCGAGGAGATCGCGCCGCCGCAGGGGGTGAAGGGCGGCGTCTGA
- a CDS encoding methyl-accepting chemotaxis protein — translation MFNAAKNLSIKTMLLTVLGLASAAIVTLSTQSLWQAWTRYNTAVEVSVLADLNKAYFAALQNLRYERGNGASAMTMPTDKNGGMIEDVLTRRKRLDDAIATAQAIAQKNGYSTAATVSNEIDGHVAALKPLRAKIDGNWKLPVEAREKELVGASMAQTGKFLTALETASATLEERILVLDANFANLTSIRSMAWAARSFSGSSTIVLNNAVAQDRPLDAKESNAVIVSDARMEFAWGVVKQLIGQASTPQALKDALVTAENTYFGGTFKATRADLVANATGGRKPSINPDLWRDQIVAASETVGAVASRAIDVVSETADAKATAAMRSLVIYGLVLLAALVLALVGLWLVQSRVTRPITALTASMTQLAQGDFSAEIIDSGRNDEIGGMAAAVRVFKENGLRVQALEAQERAAAAERAARTESMIAVVNDVGTVVAAAAAGDFSARLQLENADAQMQQLVNGINQINAVVDGATTEFADILASVSQGDLTRRIATDYQGRFAELKHSVNETVERLSETIGGIQATTSQVSASAREIKAGADDLAKRTEEQAASLEETAATTEELAASVKASAGSSKVAASASDEATNVAQQGGTIVQNAVEAMERIEAASRKITDITSVIDGIAFQTNLLALNAAVEAARAGDAGKGFAVVASEVRTLAQRSAEASKDITTLIQSSTIEIEEGVKLVRSAGTVLDKIVSASRQVAATVVEISAAAGEQANGIDEMSQTVAHMDEMTQQNAALAEQSAASAASLADQIHSLDQLVAAFRISVSDVRSASEPERLRNLAAAAMSETRSAPRAPARKVPVPHAAPMPARKVAGGGARDNHSWEEF, via the coding sequence ATGTTCAACGCCGCGAAGAACCTCAGCATCAAGACCATGCTCCTGACCGTCCTCGGTCTTGCCAGCGCGGCGATCGTAACGCTTTCGACGCAATCGCTCTGGCAGGCCTGGACGCGCTACAACACGGCAGTCGAGGTGTCCGTTCTCGCCGATCTGAACAAGGCCTATTTCGCGGCGCTGCAGAACCTGCGCTACGAGCGCGGCAACGGCGCGAGCGCGATGACGATGCCCACCGACAAGAACGGCGGGATGATCGAGGACGTGCTGACGCGGCGCAAGCGACTGGACGATGCGATTGCCACGGCGCAGGCCATCGCCCAGAAAAACGGCTACAGCACTGCAGCGACCGTATCGAACGAGATCGACGGCCATGTCGCAGCCCTCAAGCCGCTGCGGGCGAAGATCGACGGCAACTGGAAGCTCCCGGTAGAAGCGCGGGAGAAGGAACTGGTCGGGGCCAGCATGGCCCAGACCGGCAAATTCCTGACGGCGCTCGAGACCGCGTCGGCGACGCTCGAAGAACGCATCCTCGTCCTCGACGCCAACTTCGCCAACCTCACCTCGATCCGCTCGATGGCCTGGGCAGCACGCTCGTTCAGTGGATCGTCGACGATCGTCCTCAACAACGCCGTCGCCCAGGACCGGCCGCTCGACGCCAAGGAGAGCAATGCCGTCATCGTCAGCGATGCACGCATGGAGTTCGCCTGGGGCGTGGTGAAGCAGCTCATCGGCCAGGCGAGCACGCCACAGGCACTGAAGGATGCGCTGGTAACCGCCGAGAACACCTATTTCGGCGGAACCTTCAAGGCGACGCGGGCTGACCTGGTCGCCAATGCGACGGGCGGACGCAAGCCTTCGATCAACCCCGATCTTTGGCGCGACCAGATCGTCGCCGCCTCCGAAACCGTCGGCGCCGTGGCGAGCCGCGCCATCGATGTCGTCTCGGAAACCGCCGACGCCAAGGCGACGGCAGCGATGCGCTCGCTCGTCATCTACGGCCTCGTCCTCCTGGCCGCGCTCGTGCTGGCGCTCGTCGGGCTCTGGCTGGTCCAGAGCCGCGTGACGCGTCCGATCACCGCGCTGACCGCATCGATGACGCAGCTGGCGCAGGGCGACTTCTCGGCCGAGATCATCGACAGCGGCCGGAATGACGAGATCGGCGGCATGGCAGCCGCCGTCCGGGTGTTCAAGGAGAACGGGCTGCGCGTCCAGGCCCTGGAGGCGCAGGAGCGCGCCGCCGCGGCCGAACGGGCTGCGCGGACCGAATCCATGATCGCCGTCGTCAACGATGTCGGGACTGTCGTCGCCGCGGCAGCCGCTGGCGATTTCAGCGCACGGCTGCAATTGGAAAACGCCGACGCGCAGATGCAGCAGCTAGTCAATGGGATCAACCAGATCAACGCCGTGGTCGACGGCGCGACGACGGAGTTCGCCGACATCCTGGCATCAGTCTCGCAGGGCGACCTGACCCGCAGGATTGCGACCGATTATCAAGGCCGCTTCGCCGAGCTGAAGCACTCGGTCAACGAGACGGTCGAGCGGCTGTCGGAGACGATCGGCGGCATCCAGGCGACGACCTCGCAGGTCTCGGCCTCGGCCCGTGAGATCAAGGCAGGCGCCGACGATCTCGCCAAGCGGACCGAGGAGCAGGCCGCCTCGCTCGAGGAGACCGCGGCCACGACCGAGGAGCTCGCGGCCTCCGTCAAGGCGAGCGCCGGCTCGTCGAAGGTCGCGGCATCGGCCTCCGACGAGGCCACGAACGTGGCGCAGCAGGGCGGCACGATCGTGCAGAACGCCGTCGAGGCGATGGAGCGGATCGAGGCGGCCTCGCGCAAGATCACCGACATCACCTCGGTGATCGACGGCATCGCCTTCCAGACCAATCTGCTGGCACTGAACGCCGCCGTCGAAGCAGCCCGCGCCGGTGATGCCGGTAAGGGCTTCGCCGTGGTCGCCTCCGAGGTCCGGACGCTGGCGCAGCGCTCGGCCGAGGCGTCGAAGGACATCACGACCTTGATCCAGTCGTCGACCATCGAGATCGAGGAAGGCGTCAAGCTGGTCCGCTCCGCCGGCACGGTTCTCGACAAGATCGTCTCGGCCTCCAGGCAGGTCGCCGCGACCGTGGTCGAGATTTCGGCGGCGGCGGGCGAACAGGCCAATGGCATCGACGAGATGAGCCAGACCGTCGCCCATATGGACGAGATGACCCAGCAGAACGCGGCTTTGGCCGAGCAGAGCGCCGCTTCTGCGGCCTCACTCGCCGACCAGATCCACAGCCTGGACCAACTCGTCGCGGCCTTCCGCATCTCCGTCAGCGATGTGCGCTCGGCCAGCGAGCCGGAGCGCCTGCGCAACCTCGCCGCAGCCGCGATGTCGGAAACACGCTCTGCTCCGCGCGCGCCGGCACGGAAGGTGCCTGTGCCCCATGCCGCTCCGATGCCCGCCCGCAAGGTCGCGGGCGGTGGAGCGCGCGACAACCATAGCTGGGAGGAGTTCTGA
- a CDS encoding magnesium transporter CorA family protein, translating to MLLIHGICQTHGDKLAHRTLAVEEEIPPGSIWIDLLNPTSAEDAKVEQHLGISIPTKEEMHDLEPSETIYAEDGAHYMTLRVICQSDTNVPRLADVTFILTEKALVTVRYDEPGAFNIFLNRVTKPGGCELEPAGVMEGLIEAIVDRAAEVLRGVGDRIDLRSRQIFDGNSASVEQGRVYQAVVRKIGQYEHIISNVRESMVSVERVLLYLSANFKRTKKAASGFTPEWRAAIRDVQAIEEHATFLSNKLQFMLNATLGLVSIEQNKIIKLFSVVAVVFMPPTLVASIYGMNFEKMPELKWELGYPMSLVIMVVAAILPYLFFRWKKWL from the coding sequence ATGCTCCTGATCCACGGCATCTGCCAGACGCACGGCGACAAGCTCGCGCATCGGACTCTCGCCGTCGAGGAGGAGATTCCACCAGGCTCGATCTGGATCGACCTGCTCAATCCGACATCGGCCGAGGACGCCAAGGTCGAGCAGCATCTCGGCATCTCGATCCCGACCAAGGAGGAGATGCACGATCTCGAGCCCTCCGAGACGATCTATGCTGAGGATGGCGCGCACTACATGACGCTGCGCGTCATCTGCCAGTCGGACACGAACGTTCCCCGGCTCGCCGACGTCACCTTCATCCTGACCGAGAAGGCGCTGGTCACGGTGCGTTATGACGAGCCCGGCGCCTTCAACATCTTCCTCAACCGCGTCACCAAACCTGGCGGCTGCGAGCTTGAGCCAGCCGGCGTGATGGAGGGGCTGATCGAGGCGATCGTCGACCGGGCCGCCGAGGTGCTGCGCGGCGTCGGCGACCGCATCGACCTGCGCTCGCGCCAGATATTCGACGGCAACAGCGCCAGCGTCGAGCAGGGCCGGGTCTATCAGGCGGTGGTGCGCAAGATCGGCCAGTACGAGCACATCATCTCGAATGTGCGCGAGAGCATGGTCTCGGTCGAGCGCGTGCTGCTCTACCTCTCGGCCAACTTCAAGCGCACCAAGAAGGCGGCGAGCGGCTTCACCCCGGAATGGCGGGCCGCGATCCGCGACGTCCAGGCGATCGAGGAGCACGCCACCTTCCTGTCGAACAAGCTGCAGTTCATGCTGAACGCGACGCTCGGCCTGGTCAGCATCGAGCAGAACAAGATCATCAAGCTGTTCTCGGTCGTCGCGGTGGTCTTCATGCCACCGACGCTCGTCGCCTCGATCTACGGCATGAACTTCGAGAAGATGCCCGAGTTGAAGTGGGAACTCGGCTATCCGATGTCGCTCGTGATCATGGTGGTCGCGGCGATCCTGCCCTACCTCTTCTTCCGCTGGAAGAAGTGGCTCTGA